The segment AGGTTGCTGTCGCGACGCTGGCACCTGTTCGTGCTCGACGAGGCGCAGTTCATCAAGAACCCGGCCACGAAGGCCGCCCGAACGGCGAGGAAGATCGAGGCGGTCCAGCGGCTGTGCCTCACCGGGACGCCGATGGAGAACCATCTCGGCGAGCTCTGGTCGCTCTTCCACGTGCTGATGCCGGGGCTTCTCGGCGAGGAGTCGCGGTTCCGCCGGGTCTTCCGGACGCCGATCGAGAAGGACGGAAGCCAGGCGCGCCGCGAGCAGCTCGCCGCGCGCGTGCGCCCGTTCCTCCTGCGCCGGACGAAAGAGGAGGTCGCGCGCGAGCTCCCCCCGAAGACCGAGATCACCCAGCTCGTGGAGCTCGAGGGGCCTCAGCGCGACCTCTACGAGTCGATCCGCCTCGCGATGCACCGCAAGGTCCAGGACGAGGTCGCGCGCAAGGGGCTCGGCCGGTCGACGATGGTGGTGCTCGAGGCGCTGCTGCGGCTGCGGCAGGTGTGCTGCGATCCCCGCCTGCTGTCGATGCGCGCCGCGGCGGGGGCGGGATCGGCGAAGCTCGAGGCGCTCCTCGCGATGCTCGAGGAGATGCTCGACGAGGGGCGCCGCGTGCTGCTCTTCTCGCAGTTCACGAGCATGCTCGCGCTGATCGAGGCGGAGCTGAAGACGCGATCGATCCCCTTCGTGAAGCTCACCGGGCAGACGCAGGACCGCGACACGCCGGTCCGCCGCTTCCAGGCCGGCGAGGTGCCGCTGTTCCTGATCTCGCTGAAAGCCGGAGGGACCGGGCTCAACCTCCCCGCCGCGGACACGGTCATTCACTACGACCCGTGGTGGAACCCGGCGGTCGAGAACCAGGCGACCGATCGCGCGCACCGGATCGGGCAGGACAAGCCGGTCTTCGTCTACAAGTTGCTCGTGGCGGGGAGCGTCGAGGAGAAGATCCTCGCGCTGCAGGGGCGCAAGAAGGCGCTCGCCGACGGCCTCTACGGCCGCGAGGCGAACCTCGGGCGCCTGCTGGCCCCCGAGGACCTCGAGCGGCTCTTCGCCGAGCTGACTTGAAAGGGGACAGCAACCATTTTCCCGGAAGGTCTCATACGCATGCCCTCACGCAACCGTGCGGAACGTGGGGCATTCGTATGAGACCTTCCGGGAAAATGGTTGCTGTCCCCATCCGGATCAGAACTTGACGCCGATGCCGGCGAAGATCGAGGTGTTCGTGGCGTCCTCGAAGTCGCCGTCGCCCATGTACTGGTCCCAGGAGACGCCGAAGTTGAACCCGGCGTTGGCCCACGGCCAGACCTTCACGCCGCCGATGAGGCCGTACGAGGTGTCGTAGACGTCGCCGAGGTCGCCGCTGATCGTGGAGATCCGCGCGCCGACGTACGGGTTCATGTTCGTGCCGGCGGCGAAATTGTAGTGGTAGAAGCCGCCGATCTGCGTGCTGTCGGTGTCGCCGAAGTCGCCCGCTTCGAGCTTGTTGTACGAGAGGAACCCGCCGACTTCGTGGCCGTCGGTGAGCATGTAGCCGAACGAGCCGGTGAAGATCGTGGTCTTGAGCTCCTCGTCCGCGCCGTCCGGGTCGAGGTTGTCGTAGCTGAACGTG is part of the Candidatus Polarisedimenticolaceae bacterium genome and harbors:
- a CDS encoding outer membrane beta-barrel protein; this translates as MTRKWMLVAAVTALVCAPAFADPLKKGQKEIDFTFSYDNLDPDGADEELKTTIFTGSFGYMLTDGHEVGGFLSYNKLEAGDFGDTDSTQIGGFYHYNFAAGTNMNPYVGARISTISGDLGDVYDTSYGLIGGVKVWPWANAGFNFGVSWDQYMGDGDFEDATNTSIFAGIGVKF